One stretch of Micromonospora echinospora DNA includes these proteins:
- a CDS encoding ABC transporter substrate-binding protein produces the protein MRASRPKVAIAAIAVAALAVAGCAESDRESGSGDSKKDTLVFGVAGDPKVLDPSFASDGESLRVARQVFETLVRPEEGGTKVTPGLAESWTPDAAGTTWTFKLRSGVKFHDGTDFNAEAVCANFDRWYNAKGLMQSPDVTAYWQDVMGGFAKNEDPELGPSLFKSCTAKDATTVDLAFTRVSSKIPAALMLPSFSIQSPKAMEQYDASNVTGTAEDIKYPAYAMEHPTGTGPFKFKAWDIANKTLTIERNDDYHGDKAKLKTIIFKTISDENARKQALRSGDIQGYDLVGPADVEPLKKEGFNVLTRPAFNILYLAINQKGNPKLADLKVRQAIAHALNRQALVDSKLPPGAKVAMNFFPDTVEGWNGDVTKYDYDPAKAKALLAEAGASNLTLRFHYPTEVTRPYMPNPKDIFELLSADLKAVGINVQAIPLKWSPDYLNATTSGNKHDLHFLGWTGDYGDAYNFIGTFFDRQKDEWGFNNPALFTQFKDADTTADVAARTEKYKALNKTIMDFLPGVPISHSPPAIVFGKDVTGVKASPLTDERYSSAEFK, from the coding sequence ATGCGTGCATCCAGGCCGAAGGTCGCAATCGCGGCCATCGCGGTCGCGGCCCTCGCGGTTGCAGGCTGCGCCGAGAGCGACCGTGAGAGTGGCTCCGGAGATAGCAAGAAGGACACCCTCGTCTTCGGCGTCGCCGGAGACCCGAAGGTGCTCGACCCCAGCTTCGCCAGCGACGGTGAGTCGCTGCGCGTGGCGCGCCAGGTCTTCGAGACGCTGGTCCGTCCGGAGGAGGGCGGCACCAAGGTGACGCCGGGTCTCGCGGAGTCCTGGACCCCGGACGCGGCGGGCACCACCTGGACCTTCAAGCTCCGCTCGGGCGTGAAGTTCCACGACGGCACCGACTTCAACGCCGAGGCCGTCTGCGCCAACTTCGACCGCTGGTACAACGCCAAGGGCCTCATGCAGAGCCCGGACGTGACCGCGTACTGGCAGGACGTCATGGGCGGGTTCGCCAAGAACGAGGACCCGGAGCTGGGGCCGAGCCTCTTCAAGTCCTGCACCGCCAAGGACGCCACCACTGTGGACCTCGCGTTCACCCGGGTCTCCAGCAAGATCCCGGCCGCGCTGATGCTGCCGTCGTTCTCGATCCAGAGCCCCAAGGCGATGGAGCAGTACGACGCCAGCAACGTGACCGGCACCGCCGAGGACATCAAGTACCCGGCGTACGCGATGGAGCACCCGACCGGCACCGGTCCGTTCAAGTTCAAGGCGTGGGACATCGCGAACAAGACGCTCACCATCGAGCGCAACGACGACTACCACGGCGACAAGGCCAAGCTGAAGACCATCATCTTCAAGACGATCTCGGACGAGAACGCCCGCAAGCAGGCGCTCCGCTCGGGTGACATCCAGGGCTACGACCTGGTCGGCCCGGCGGACGTGGAGCCGCTGAAGAAGGAGGGCTTCAACGTCCTCACCCGGCCCGCCTTCAACATCCTCTACCTGGCGATCAACCAGAAGGGGAACCCGAAGCTGGCCGACCTGAAGGTCCGGCAGGCCATCGCGCACGCGCTGAACCGGCAGGCGCTCGTCGACTCGAAGCTGCCCCCGGGCGCCAAGGTCGCGATGAACTTCTTCCCGGACACCGTCGAGGGCTGGAACGGCGACGTCACCAAGTACGACTACGACCCGGCCAAGGCCAAGGCTCTGCTGGCCGAGGCGGGCGCGTCGAACCTGACGCTGCGGTTCCACTACCCGACCGAGGTCACCCGGCCGTACATGCCGAACCCGAAGGACATCTTCGAGCTGCTCTCGGCGGACCTCAAGGCGGTCGGCATCAACGTCCAGGCCATCCCGCTGAAGTGGAGCCCGGACTACCTGAACGCCACCACCTCCGGCAACAAGCACGACCTGCACTTCCTCGGCTGGACCGGTGACTACGGCGACGCGTACAACTTCATCGGGACCTTCTTCGACCGCCAGAAGGACGAGTGGGGCTTCAACAACCCCGCGCTCTTCACGCAGTTCAAGGACGCCGACACCACCGCCGACGTGGCGGCCCGGACGGAGAAGTACAAGGCGCTGAACAAGACGATCATGGACTTCCTGCCAGGTGTGCCGATCTCGCACTCCCCGCCGGCGATCGTGTTCGGCAAGGACGTGACCGGGGTCAAGGCGAGCCCGCTCACCGACGAGCGGTACTCGAGCGCAGAGTTCAAGTGA